Genomic segment of Clostridium sp. Marseille-P299:
TATGGATTATCAGCTGGAGGTATGGAAACATATCATGTTGCATGTAAAAATAAAAAGGTAAAAGGGATTATAGGAATGACATTTTTAGATCAAAGAGATCAAAGCGTTAGAAATGAAACTACTAAAAACCTTTTTTGGGCTCATTTTGGTGTACCACTTGCAGGGCTATCATGCAAAATAGGTCTTTCAAAATTTAAAATGAAAATGAGTATTTGCTCTAAAATGAATACACTATGTAATAACAAAGATGCTCTAAACGTAATGTTAAAAGATAAATCCTCAGCAGGAAATAGTGTTACTATGAAATTTATACACAGCTATATGACAGCTAAACCTTTCATTGAACCGGAAAGTTTTGATATATGTCCTATTTTACTGACTCAGCCTGAAAAAGATAGATGGACACCTCTACACTTAAGTAAGCCTTTTCTAGATAAGATAAATAAAGTACCTGTTAAAATTGTTGAGCTTAAAAATGGGGGACACTATCCAGTAGAGAAACCAGCCTTAGACCAATTACATGCTGAGATTTTAGATTTTATAAATAAACTAAGTGTTACTAAATAATAAATCTAATTATTTGATGTACTGGTTAATTTAATCAAATTAATTAGAGGGTCATGTAAAAAAAATATATATTAAAATGATTAAAATGGCGTTTTGTATTTATATACAGAATGCCATTTATATTTAAGATTTAAAACATTTTATAGAGATGTAAAAAAAGCTTTATATTTTCTTGCAATATATATATAATAAGCACTGTAAATATATAAATGAAAGACTTAGGTTACTTTCAGAAGTAGCTTATAATAAGCACCTTTTGCTAAAGTTGCCTAAATTATATAAAGAGGTAAAATAATATGAGCGAAAATAAAAAATTATGTCCTTTATGTGGAAAAGAAAATAATTGCGGTTATGAAAAGGGTTCTGACCATTTTTCATGTTGGTGCACTACGACGGAGGTTCCAAAAGAATTAAGAGAACAGATACCTGAAGAATTAAAAGGTAAGGCTTGTATATGTTATGATTGTATTATGAAATATAAAAAAGAGCATCAAATTCAACCTATCTAGATGTTCAATAATTGAATAATTTAAAATTCCAAAATAACGTCAACTGACGCTATAAGGGCATTTTTTAGAATCTATTTATTTTCATTAATAAATTTAATTGTATAGTCTTTACAGTATTTGCGGAAATACGTCTTTCGTATTAATAAATTTCATGATTAGAATTAAAATTATTGATTCCATTCTCTAAATTATCAAGTTTATTACCATTTATAATAAACCATATTGGCATACTAATTTAAAATGATGATTTATGCAATGTTTTTATCAATAATGGCTTAGAAAACTAACTTGTTTTTTAGTATGATGAAAGAAATGATTTAAAACGGTTAAAGTAGATAATGACTGGAAGGGAAGGTATTAAGAATGTTTATTTTAAACGCGAATACACAAATAATATCACCATATCATTCAAAACCGGTAGATAATGCAATCAATATCTTAAAACGTGATTTAAATAAGGTGTTTATAAAATCAGACTATCAAAGTAATTTCATTATCTTGAAAAAGGATGAAAATCTAACCCATGAAAATTTAATGGATGAAAGTTTTACCATAGATATCAATGATAGTATTACAATTACGGCAGGAGACGACTTAGGATTTGTCTATGCTCTTTTATACATAAGTGAAACATATTTAGGTATCAAACCCTTTTGGTTTTGGATGGATCAAGACATTAGTAAAAAAGAAAAAGTTGAAATACAATATAGCTATTATGAATCAGCAAAGCCAGTAGTTCGATTTCGCGGTTGGTTCTTTAACGATGAAGTGCTTCTTATGAAATGGAACATAAATGGCGATAGCGAGGAACCTTGGAGAATGGCATTGGAAGCACTCTTAAGATGTGGAGGAAATCTAACAATTCCTGGCACGGATAAATTGTCACGTAAAAATCGTCAACTAGCGGCTGATATGGGCTTATGGCTCACACACCATCATGCTGAACCCTTAGGTGCTGAGATGTTTGTTAGAGCCTATCCAGAAGTAGAACCAAACTTTACAGATCATCCTGAACTTTTTTATAAACTCTGGGAAGAGGCTGTCATTGAACAAAAAGATTATAATGTAATATGGAATTTATGCTTTCGAGGACAAGGGGATTGTCCGTTTTGGTCAAATGATACCAGTGGTCGATTTGATACCCCAGAGAAACGCGGTGCACTAATCAGTGAAATTATAGAAAAACAATGTGACCTTGTAAGAAAATACGTTGAACATCCAGTATTTTGTACGAACCTATATGGCGAAATTATGGAACTATATAAAGAAGGTCATATAAAGCTAGACCCACAAATTATAAAAGTAAAGGCTGATAATGGATACGGTAAAATGGTAACAAGACGGCGAGATAATCACAGTGTACGTATTTCATCTATGCCGGATGAAAATGACACCGGTTGTCAAGGAATTTACTATCATGTTTCATTTTACGATTTACAAGCAGCAAATCATATCACCATGCTTCCAAATTCCGTTGACTTTGTAAATAAAGAATTATCAGAAGTAATTGCTAAGGGTGGAAATGATTTTTGGATAATTAATTGTTCCAATGTAAGACCACATGTTTATTATCTTGACGCTATAAGAAAAAAATGGTTTGGTAGAGAGATTTCAGATGAAATACATAGTGTAGAATTTGCATCGGATTATTATAGTTCCGATTTGCTTCCTTTCATTGCTAGATGTTTTAACGAATATCCAAAGTTTATGTTTCCGTATGGCGAAAACGAGGATGAACACGCTGGAGAGCAGTACTATACTGAAAATATACGTATCTTAGTACACCAATTCATAGTAGATAAACATAAAAATGCACCTCAACTATTCTGGCTTACTGGTGATATACCATTAGAAGACCAAGTAAAGGCAATATGTAACGTTTGTAATAATATTGATTCTTTTTATGAGTATTATAAAATGTGTGAGGATACAAGTTTAAAGCTTGAAGGACTCACAAAGATATTATTTGATAGTACACTATTCCTCCAAGTAAAAATTCATTACTACTGTGCAAAAGGTGTGAAATTATTTGGAGAAGCATATGAGGCATATACAAATAAAAATTATAAAAAAGCATTTATTCTAATGGGTGAATGTGCAGAATCCTTTGATCGAGCAGAGAATGAAATGCGTGCATCCGAATATGGTGTTTGGAAAGGTTTCTATCAAAACGACTGTTTTGCCGATATCAAACACACCGCATATATGGTAAGAAAAGTTATGGGTGTTATACGTGAATTTGGCGATAATGCTAGACATGACAAATGGTATCGTGAAACTGTATATTCAGTTGAGGATAGAGATGTATTTTTACTATTGGTTAATGACAATCATATGACTGATTGGGAACTGTATAAAGCAATGAAAACAACATAACAAAGAAGTATCGGTGAGTTGAAATCAATATCATCGGTACTTCTTTTATTTAAGAATAATGAATGGTAAAAAAAGTTTTATTATGCTATAGTTGTCTTAAAATAACCACTATAAATTTTAACATTATTTTTTTAATATTTGATTCGTATAGTGATAGGAATGCGACATCGTATAATTTATATATGCAAAACTGGAGGAATCTCAATGAACATGAGAATAATTGATGATATATCAAATTTTATTTTTGTAGAAGATACATTAGAAAAAGCAGATGTAATAATGATCCCCGGTAGTTCTTTTCCAGAATTACCGGAAAAAGCGGCAGAGTTATGGAAAAATGGCTATGCCCCAATTGTCGTGCCTTCAGGAGGAGTCAGCATAAAGACAGGTAAATTCAATGGTGTGAAATCAAATATAGATATTTATGCAAAGGATTATAAAACAGAATGTGAGTTTTATACGGATGTATTAGAAATAAACGGAGTTGAGTCAGAATGTATCATAGGAGAAGATAAATCAGGATGTACCGCAGACAACGCTCGGTTTACAAAAAAACTACTTGATGATAATAATATTTATCCCCAAAAAGCAATTATCTGTTGCAAAGGGTTTCATGCAAGAAGATGTTTAATGTTTTATCAATTTTATTTTCCAGAGACTCAATTTATTATTGTACCTATTGTGCATAGTTTACCAGTTAGTAAAGAAAATTGGTATAAAAATGAAGAAGGTTTGTCTAAAGTACTTGGAGAATTATATCGACTAGGAGTACAATTTACACCAGAATTTAATCAGTTGAAGGATAATGAGTTAGACTAGTGATAGCAGACTATTTATGGAGTGCATTCTTGGTAGGATGGAAACATAAAAGCTTCTGTGGAAGTTTATATTGTGACATCTACATTGTAGACTTTAATAAATATACAGGAGGGTTTTGATGTTAGAGAACGATGTGTATCAAGCAATTGATAATGAAGAAACAATTACTAGAAAGGAATATAAAGGCGAAATAATTGTTGATATGATCATAAATCGGGTCGAATTTGAGAGTATTGAATTTTCAAAATGCAGATTTATTAATTGTGATTTTAGTGGCAGTTCTTTTCTTAATGTCTCATTTTTAAACTGTGATTTCTCTAATTGCAAGTTTCAGGATAGTTACTTTAGAGATACCAGATTAATTGAATGTAAAGGTGATGGAAGTAACTTTAGTCATAGTTCATTGCATAGGGTAGTAATCGATAACGGATCGTATCATTATTCAAACTTTTCTTCTTGTCTATGTGATAATCTAATGATACATAATGCTGACTTTTGTGATTCTGCTTTTCAAGAAATGAAAGTAAAAAAAATAGAATTTAGTACGGTGAATCTATCTAGATGTGATTTTTTCAAAACAAAATTAAAAGGGATTGACTTATCTACCTGTAATATTGAAGGAATTACAGTATCTGATACTTATATTGAATTACAAGGTGTAAAAATTAGTCCAATTCAATCTATGAATATAGTGCATATGCTTGGTGTAAAAATAGTGTAGAGAGATTTATAAGCTTTTGCATAGGACGTATGGTGAGATCTTCATAAACATAAAAATTAGTCTTTTAAATAATATCGATTAAACTTTGATACATCACGAACCATAGACCAAATTAAGTTTATATGGTACAATAGTATTTAAACCATTTCAGTGGATATTTTATTCACTTTACTACATATGTATATAGGTTTAAATATGAGAAAGAGAGAACTACTATGAAAAAACTTAAATTAGCACTAATCGGCTGTGGCTATCTCAATGAAATCGTAGCCAATGCACTAAAAGACGGCTACTTACCAGAATATGAACTTATCGCAGTATTAGGAAGAAATTATGATCGTGCGAAAGCATTTGCTGAACATTTTGGTTGTAAGGTCTGTGCCGATATCAATGAACTTATGGAAATGAAACCAGATTATATAGCTGAGGCAGCATCTGTAAAAGCCGTAAAAGATTATACAGAAACTGTCTTAAACGGAGGCTCAAATCTTGTTGTGCTTTCCATCGGAGCATTTGCAGATCAGGAATTCTATGAACGAGTAAAAAATACAGCAGCAAAGAATAACCGTAGAGTTCATATTGCAAGTGGTGCCGTTGGAGGTTTCGATGTTTTACGTACGGCTGCGCTTATGAGCCCGATTACAGCATCCATTAGCTCACAAAAAGCACCTGGATCACTTTATTATACACCACTTTACAAAGAAGGATTATTGGATATTACAGAAAAAAAGCAAGTATTTACTGGGACAACCAAGGAAGCCATCGCTATCCTTCCGACTCATGTGAATGTTGCTGTAGCAACTGCTCTTGCAAGTGCAGGTCCTGAAAATACAATTATGAATATTGATGCAGTTCCTGGTTTTAAGGGCGACGAATATAAGATTGAAATTCAAGGAGATGAGGTACGAACAGAACTTAATATCTATTCACGTACCAGCAAGGTAGCAGCATGGAGTGTAGTTGCTGTTCTTCAAAATGTCGTTGCACCGATTGTATTCTAGGAGGTATAAATATGTTTAAAAAATTAGTAGCGATTGAACCTGTAAGTCTGATTCCATCAGCAGAACAAAAACTTCATGATTACGCAGAAGAAGTTATCATGTATGAGGATATTCCAAAGGATAATGAAGAGATTATTCGTCGTATTGGAGATGCCGATGCTGTACTTCTTAGCTATACTAGTAGAATTGATAAGGAAGTTCTTGATGCATGCCCTAATATTCGCTATATCGGTATGTGTTGCAGCCTTTATTCTCCTGAGAGTGCTAATGTTGATATACTTAGTGCCAATGCTAAAAACATAACAGTATATGGTATACGTGATTACGGCGATCAAGGTGTTGTTGAATATGTAGTTAGCGAACTTGTTCGATATTTGCATGGTTTTGGCGAAAAACAATGGAAAGAACTTCCGATAGAGATAACTGATTTAAAAGTTGGTATTGTAGGTCTTGGTACTTCCGGGCAGATGATTGCTGCTGCACTTCAAGCCTTCGGTGCAGATATGTATTATTATAGCCGTACCCGTAAACCAGAAGAAGAAGCAAGAGATATTAAGTACCTTCCACTAAAAGAGTTATTAAACACAGTTGATGTTGTTTGTACCTGCCTTAATAAAAACGTTATTTTATTCCATGAAGAGCAATTTGAATGGCTTGGAAATCACAAAATTATGTTCAATACATCAATTGGTCCATCTCATGATGTTTCTGCTCTTGAAAAATGGCTTGAACATGGTGATAATGAGTTTTTCTGTGATACTGCAGGAGCTCTTGGAGATGAAACAGGTAAACTTCTTACGAATCCACATGTAAACTGTATGCAAGTATCCACTGGACGTACAAAACAAGCCTTTGACCGTTTAAGTGAAAAGGTTTTAAATAATATTGAAAAATTTTTAAAAGACAATAATATGTAAATTTATTTCGTGTCATGTAATGAACTAAGTATAATATCATTAGGAGATGATTACATGACACCTTTTTTAGGAGAGGTATTCACATACCTCTTCTTTTTAATGTTCAAAATTAGAAGAAAATCAAAATATAGAGAAATAACATATCCTATTCAAACAATTCAATTCTTTTATCTGTAAGGTATTTACAGATTCCTTGTAAAAGACGTATAATAGAAACTAATAATTACATAAATTGTATTTTTTGATTCGTTTATTTGATACAACTTAGAATTGATACAACCTAGAATTGATGCCACTTAGAATTGATGCCACTTGCTAACAAACATGGACTTAACAATAGTTTTAAGAGTTATCGCCGTCCATAAACAATTTAATACAAAGGAGTGCCGATAGGATGGAAAATGCGTACGATATTAAAGTAAGATACTCACAATTTGAACCACAATCGTTACAAAAAGAACTGATTTCCCGTTATAGCTTTAAGGAACCTATAAATTGTAGTCTATATGATGCAGGTATCAATGATATATACATAGTGAACGTAGAGAATTGTGTTTATTATTTAAGAATTTCACAAACCGGTATGCATGAGCAAATCGATTATGAACAAGAACTAGAAATTATTAATACATTAGCTAAAAATGATATTTCAGTTGCGACTCCATTACCTACAAAGGAAGGAGACTATTTATGGAAGATTAATGCACCTGAAGGACCTAGATATGCGGTATTATTCCATGAAGCAGTAAATACTCCTTCAGAAGACACCGAAAAACAACTATTTCATCTTGGAAAAATGCTAGCAAGTTTACATCTAGTTGCGGATGAACATGCTTTTGAAGTTAATCGAGCCCCAATCGATTTAGAGCAACTTTCTATAAAACCTTTAGAAGTGATTGAACCTCACTTAAAGCAAAGACAAGAAGATTTTAACTATTTAAAAAGTTCTGCAAAAGAACTATGTAATTATGTTAAAAGTAATTTAAGTCTTGAGAAACCTTATTACGGATATTGCCACGGTGATATTCATTCAGGGAATGTATTCTTTCATGGAGATGAACCAACAATATTTGATTTCGACTGTATGGGATATGGCTGGAGAACTTATGATATCTGTGTTTTTGCTTGGAATAAATCATTTAAAAATGAAAGTTACATAGATTCAAAAGAATGGCAAGCATTTTTAAATGGCTATAATTCAATTCGTCAATTAAGTGAGATAGAAATTTCATCAATACCTGTATTTGCTGCATTACGTGAATTATGGCTTATGGGACTTCATGCCAATATGATAAATAGGAATGCAGGATGTAGTTGGTACAATGATGACTATTTTAACTTCCGAATTAAGATTTTTAAAACCTGGTATAATCGAGCATTTGGAATACAAAAAGATAGCATTGAGTAAATGTGTAATTATAAATGGTAGTTCGAATATGTCATAATGTGTAGTAATTTCATAATAAGGAGAATATTAAAATGTTATTGCGATTTATGTGGGGAATAGGTATTTTTTATTATTGGACATGGTTTATCTGGCCTTTTGCATTTGTATTTTCATTAGCACATGGGATTGCGTCTATTATAAAAGATAAAAATTCAAGTAAAACACTTCTGTTAATTGCAGCAGTTTCTCTGTTAATTATTTTGGCAGGTATTAATGGGTTAAACTTTTCTAGTTAGTTTTAGTATGAAATGAAGCTTATAGATCGTTATCATCTTATATAACAAATTAAATGTTTTTAGCTATCTTTTAACAATCTTTTCAACAAGTTTTAAAAGCTTAAATATTAGCCTATATCTTAAACTAAAATTCAAAGTAAGATATAGGCTTTAGTTTTTTGTAATAAGTATTCCTATAATTATAAGGCTAAGTGCTTTCTTTTAACATGTATCCTTCAGACTATCGATACAATTTTTCTCAACTTCATATTACATCAATGCAAGTTCTCTCATCTTAACTATTTTGGCTCAACTCCCCATACAAGCGCACCATTCATATAACCTCTAACTTTTTCAGCATTTACATACTGATTGCTTACTGCGCTTTATTACTCCCTGCACCTTAAACATAGCATAATAACCAATATATGTAAATATAGCAAGAAATATTTGTATACTATCACAAATAAACCATGAAAAAGCATTCGTTTTAAACAAAAGGAGGTATTCAAAAAATCATATTGACAATTCTCTATATAAATAGTACTCTACATATAGATAAGTTTCTATATGTTAGCTTACTATGTTTTAACTTTTCATTTTATTTACTTTCAAGGAGATTATTGTCTATGTACAAAAAATTTGTGCCAATTTATAAAGCATTAGCGGATGAAACACGTTTAAAGATAGTAGATATGTTATCCTGTGGAGAAATGTGTGCGTGCGACATTCTTGAATATTTTAAGATATCCCAACCAACGCTTTCGTATCATTTAAAGATTTTAACTGAATGTGGACTTGTAAAAGGTAGAAAAGACGGTTCATGGATGAGATATCGTCTCAATGAAGAATTCGTTGAATCTTTGAAAGAATTTTGGAATCAAATTACTACGGATAAAGCATCCTGTATTTGCCATACAGAGAAGAAATAAATAAGTAAAAAGTTAGGAGAAAAAATGAGTCATAATCTTGGGAAAGAAAAAGTCAATTACTTATTATGGCAGTTAAGTATACCAGCCATTTTAGGTATGTTAAGTAGTGCCATTTTTAATATAGTAGATAGAATTTTTGTTGGTAAAATCAATTCCTTAGCGCTAACTGCAGTTGGAATTACAATGCCTATACAAATATTTCAGATGGCATTTATACTACTAATAGGAATAGGATCCTCCTCTTTAATATCCATAAAATTAGGTGAAGGAAAGAAAGAAGAAGCAGAAGATACCTTATATCTGGCATTTAAATATATCATACTGTTTCTAATTGGATTTGCAATTCTTTTTCTTCTATTTTTAGATCCGATTTTAAATTTGTTAGCAGT
This window contains:
- a CDS encoding alpha/beta hydrolase translates to MNYREQSEWREIEKFLPKKLHFTTDYHPEEEWWEWKGNRVHLDTFRNPNAATKVILFHGVGTNGRQMSMIIGGPLAKDGLEVIAIDMPLYGVTKVNSNMTITYEDWVELGNDYINYELNKDPRPIFLYGLSAGGMETYHVACKNKKVKGIIGMTFLDQRDQSVRNETTKNLFWAHFGVPLAGLSCKIGLSKFKMKMSICSKMNTLCNNKDALNVMLKDKSSAGNSVTMKFIHSYMTAKPFIEPESFDICPILLTQPEKDRWTPLHLSKPFLDKINKVPVKIVELKNGGHYPVEKPALDQLHAEILDFINKLSVTK
- a CDS encoding cysteine-rich CWC family protein, translating into MSENKKLCPLCGKENNCGYEKGSDHFSCWCTTTEVPKELREQIPEELKGKACICYDCIMKYKKEHQIQPI
- a CDS encoding YdcF family protein, giving the protein MNMRIIDDISNFIFVEDTLEKADVIMIPGSSFPELPEKAAELWKNGYAPIVVPSGGVSIKTGKFNGVKSNIDIYAKDYKTECEFYTDVLEINGVESECIIGEDKSGCTADNARFTKKLLDDNNIYPQKAIICCKGFHARRCLMFYQFYFPETQFIIVPIVHSLPVSKENWYKNEEGLSKVLGELYRLGVQFTPEFNQLKDNELD
- a CDS encoding phosphotransferase, with amino-acid sequence MENAYDIKVRYSQFEPQSLQKELISRYSFKEPINCSLYDAGINDIYIVNVENCVYYLRISQTGMHEQIDYEQELEIINTLAKNDISVATPLPTKEGDYLWKINAPEGPRYAVLFHEAVNTPSEDTEKQLFHLGKMLASLHLVADEHAFEVNRAPIDLEQLSIKPLEVIEPHLKQRQEDFNYLKSSAKELCNYVKSNLSLEKPYYGYCHGDIHSGNVFFHGDEPTIFDFDCMGYGWRTYDICVFAWNKSFKNESYIDSKEWQAFLNGYNSIRQLSEIEISSIPVFAALRELWLMGLHANMINRNAGCSWYNDDYFNFRIKIFKTWYNRAFGIQKDSIE
- a CDS encoding aspartate dehydrogenase domain-containing protein, which gives rise to MKKLKLALIGCGYLNEIVANALKDGYLPEYELIAVLGRNYDRAKAFAEHFGCKVCADINELMEMKPDYIAEAASVKAVKDYTETVLNGGSNLVVLSIGAFADQEFYERVKNTAAKNNRRVHIASGAVGGFDVLRTAALMSPITASISSQKAPGSLYYTPLYKEGLLDITEKKQVFTGTTKEAIAILPTHVNVAVATALASAGPENTIMNIDAVPGFKGDEYKIEIQGDEVRTELNIYSRTSKVAAWSVVAVLQNVVAPIVF
- a CDS encoding pentapeptide repeat-containing protein, which produces MLENDVYQAIDNEETITRKEYKGEIIVDMIINRVEFESIEFSKCRFINCDFSGSSFLNVSFLNCDFSNCKFQDSYFRDTRLIECKGDGSNFSHSSLHRVVIDNGSYHYSNFSSCLCDNLMIHNADFCDSAFQEMKVKKIEFSTVNLSRCDFFKTKLKGIDLSTCNIEGITVSDTYIELQGVKISPIQSMNIVHMLGVKIV
- a CDS encoding D-isomer specific 2-hydroxyacid dehydrogenase family protein yields the protein MFKKLVAIEPVSLIPSAEQKLHDYAEEVIMYEDIPKDNEEIIRRIGDADAVLLSYTSRIDKEVLDACPNIRYIGMCCSLYSPESANVDILSANAKNITVYGIRDYGDQGVVEYVVSELVRYLHGFGEKQWKELPIEITDLKVGIVGLGTSGQMIAAALQAFGADMYYYSRTRKPEEEARDIKYLPLKELLNTVDVVCTCLNKNVILFHEEQFEWLGNHKIMFNTSIGPSHDVSALEKWLEHGDNEFFCDTAGALGDETGKLLTNPHVNCMQVSTGRTKQAFDRLSEKVLNNIEKFLKDNNM
- a CDS encoding glycosyl hydrolase 115 family protein, which gives rise to MFILNANTQIISPYHSKPVDNAINILKRDLNKVFIKSDYQSNFIILKKDENLTHENLMDESFTIDINDSITITAGDDLGFVYALLYISETYLGIKPFWFWMDQDISKKEKVEIQYSYYESAKPVVRFRGWFFNDEVLLMKWNINGDSEEPWRMALEALLRCGGNLTIPGTDKLSRKNRQLAADMGLWLTHHHAEPLGAEMFVRAYPEVEPNFTDHPELFYKLWEEAVIEQKDYNVIWNLCFRGQGDCPFWSNDTSGRFDTPEKRGALISEIIEKQCDLVRKYVEHPVFCTNLYGEIMELYKEGHIKLDPQIIKVKADNGYGKMVTRRRDNHSVRISSMPDENDTGCQGIYYHVSFYDLQAANHITMLPNSVDFVNKELSEVIAKGGNDFWIINCSNVRPHVYYLDAIRKKWFGREISDEIHSVEFASDYYSSDLLPFIARCFNEYPKFMFPYGENEDEHAGEQYYTENIRILVHQFIVDKHKNAPQLFWLTGDIPLEDQVKAICNVCNNIDSFYEYYKMCEDTSLKLEGLTKILFDSTLFLQVKIHYYCAKGVKLFGEAYEAYTNKNYKKAFILMGECAESFDRAENEMRASEYGVWKGFYQNDCFADIKHTAYMVRKVMGVIREFGDNARHDKWYRETVYSVEDRDVFLLLVNDNHMTDWELYKAMKTT
- a CDS encoding ArsR/SmtB family transcription factor gives rise to the protein MYKKFVPIYKALADETRLKIVDMLSCGEMCACDILEYFKISQPTLSYHLKILTECGLVKGRKDGSWMRYRLNEEFVESLKEFWNQITTDKASCICHTEKK